The DNA segment TACCAAGCGCTTCCTGGAGTTGCTGAGCCGCTCGGCCGATGGTGTCGTCGACCTGAACTGGGCAGCTGAGGTGCTGAAGGTGCAGAAGCGGCGCATCTATGACATCACCAACGTCCTTGAGGGCATCCAGCTCATCGCCAAGAAGTCCAAGAACCACATCCAGTGGCTGTAGGTACCAGCCAAACAGGAGGGTGGGTGGAGGCCCGGGGCCAGGCCAGCCCGGAGGAGCTGATAGCGATACCCACTGTGGCTGCCCGGATTACCATCTTACTGCTGGGCAAACCGAGGTTTAGAGAGGAAAGTTGGCTTCCCTGAGGTGATAGATGCAGGCAAGAACACAAATCTTACCTGTGTAGCTCAGTGTAACTTTACATATTTCTTCACCTGGGTGACCACCATCTCGATAAGAATAAGGAACATTTCCagcaccccagaaagttcccttgtgcccctCCCAGACAGTCTACTCCTCATACCACCAGGTGACCACTGTTCTGGCTTCTGTTGCCATTGATGAGATTGTTTAACACAGCTGTTTTATTCTtgttaattcttattttatttttcccttctcacCTCTTTCCCCGGTCATCCTACTCCCCTCTCTGACACATTTGTGTTCTCAGTTTTCGGTAGATATTCCACTctacatcatttttttcttttcaatatgtcTTAGAAATGCTTCCATGTCTGCATCTAATGCATTCTTGTCCTTTAACACAACTGCATAGTATTCCACGGCATGTCTGTCCTCATTCACTTACCCAGCCCCCTATGAGGGACACATGGGTGTTCACAGACATTCAGGCCCGACGTTGAACCCGGCCAGTCTGCCTTGGAGCCCAGCTTCAGCCCTCTGCTGTTTCCCAGCTGAGGAACCAGGCCAAGAGGAGCAAGGGCTCGCCTGGGTCTTACAGAACAGAGGCAGCAGCAGACTGTTCTGCTGAGGGTCACGCCTCCTGGGAAGAGGGGCCGGGAGCTACTAACCCTCCCTTTGCCTCCCGGCAGAGGCAGCCATGCAGCAGTGGGGATCGGTGGGCGGCTTGAAGGATTGACCCAGGACCTCCAGCAACTGCAGGAAAGCGAGCGGCAGCTGGACCACCTGATCCATATGTGCACCACTCAGCTGCGTCTGCTTTCCGAGGATGCTGACAGCCAGCGATATCCTTGAACTGCCTGGAGGGTGACCGTGGCCCCATGCAAGTGGGAATAGAGAGGCTACCCTGGGCCCTGGATTCAGGAGAGGGTTCTGGCTTTGGATACCAGTCCTGGCCCAGCCTTTAGTCACTGTGTGACACTGGACAAGTtactctctgagtctcagcttcatctgtaaaaggggaaaataatccTATTCCAAAGTTGCACAGAATGAAACAAGAAAAGCTAGGATAccaataacaaacatttatttaatacaaTGATTCGGTACCTGGTTGTAGCTTCAAGGTTAGAGATAtaagtttttgtcttttatttacaaaaatagaaactttattttaaaataagcttttttttttttaagtgaataccCAAATTacgtttatacattttggagataaCTACTAATTGACACCAAGGTCATGGGTCAGAGTAAATTCTCAGTACCAAGCCTGTATTTGTGTAATTTATAGGAAATTATTGCAGGCAGCCATTATTACCTTAAGATCTGATGGGTAGAGAGTGGTCTCGTACAGatgtgggaactgaggctcaggggcaTGAGATAGGATTGAGTGccagctatgtgccaggccctggagtGGGAGATGCAGAGGACAGGAGTGACTCAGTGGGTATGGGCTCTGCCTTATGAGCTGTCTGGGTGGGTGGCCCCCAAAGGCCAAAGGTCATGTGGTCCTTGACTCCACCAACCCTGGCCTACGTGACCTGCCAGGACCTTCGTAGCATTGCGGACCCTGCAGAACAGATGGTTATGGTGATCAAGGCCCCCCCCGAGACCCAGCTTCAAGCCGTGGACTCCTCAGAGGTGAGACCTGGGAGTCTAGACTGGAACAGgacaggctgggctgggctggtagttagctgagcctcagtttactctgCCTGCTACCTTTACCCAGACCTTTCAGATCTCCCTTAAGAGCAAACAAGGCCCCATCGATGTTTTCCTGTGCCCTGAGGAGAGTGCGGGCGGGATCAGCCCCGGGAAGACCCCGTCCCAGGGTGCAGCTTCTGGGGAGGAGGACAGGGCAGCTGACCCTGCCACCACAgtgccaccaccaccatcatctcccCCCTCATCCCCTGCCTCGGATCCCAGTCAGTCCCTGCTAAGCCTGGAGCAAGGTGGGTgaagggtgggtgggcagggcggGGTGGGGCCCCCCTCTCCCGGGTGGGTGGGCAGGTGTGacagcccctctgccctccccgccGGGGTGTCCCCGGCCTGTGATGCTCCCCCGTCTCCCCAGAACCTCTGCTTTCCCGGATGGGCAGCCTGCGGGCCCCCATGGAAGAGGACCGCCTGTCCCCACTGGTGGCGGCTGACTCGCTCCTGGAGCACGTGCGGGAGGACTTCGCCGGCCTCCTCCCCGAGGAGTTCATCAGCCTGTCCCCCCCGCACGAGGCCCTCGACTACCACTTCGGCCTTGAGGAGGGCGAGGGCATCAGAGACCTCTTCGACTGTGACTTTGGGGACCTCACTCCCCTGGATTTCTGACGGGGCTTAGGGGGACCAGGGCCTCCTGGGATGCCCACCCTGTCTCTGTAGCCCTGGAGCCCCCTGCCCCTGGCCGTCCTCCTAGTCCAATTGGAAACGTTTAATTTATACCCCTCTCCCCTACCTCCAGAAGCTTCTAGCTCTGGAGTCTGGCTACTGCCAGGAGGCTGAGCAAGCCAGGAAGGGAAG comes from the Delphinus delphis chromosome 15, mDelDel1.2, whole genome shotgun sequence genome and includes:
- the E2F1 gene encoding transcription factor E2F1 isoform X2 gives rise to the protein MAVAGAPTGGPCAPALEALLGAGALRLLDSSQIVIISTAQDASAPPAPAGPAAPAAGPRDPDLLLFATPQAPRPTPSAPRPALGRPPVKRRLDLETDHQYLAESSGPARGRGRHPGKGVKSPGEKSRYETSLNLTTKRFLELLSRSADGVVDLNWAAEVLKVQKRRIYDITNVLEGIQLIAKKSKNHIQWLGSHAAVGIGGRLEGLTQDLQQLQESERQLDHLIHMCTTQLRLLSEDADSQRLAYVTCQDLRSIADPAEQMVMVIKAPPETQLQAVDSSETFQISLKSKQGPIDVFLCPEESAGGISPGKTPSQGAASGEEDRAADPATTVPPPPSSPPSSPASDPSQSLLSLEQEPLLSRMGSLRAPMEEDRLSPLVAADSLLEHVREDFAGLLPEEFISLSPPHEALDYHFGLEEGEGIRDLFDCDFGDLTPLDF
- the E2F1 gene encoding transcription factor E2F1 isoform X1 codes for the protein MAVAGAPTGGPCAPALEALLGAGALRLLDSSQIVIISTAQDASAPPAPAGPAAPAAGPRDPDLLLFATPQAPRPTPSAPRPALGRPPVKRRLDLETDHQYLAESSGPARGRGRHPGKGVKSPGEKSRYETSLNLTTKRFLELLSRSADGVVDLNWAAEVLKVQKRRIYDITNVLEGIQLIAKKSKNHIQWLGSHAAVGIGGRLEGLTQDLQQLQESERQLDHLIHMCTTQLRLLSEDADSQRLAYVTCQDLRSIADPAEQMVMVIKAPPETQLQAVDSSENLCFPGWAACGPPWKRTACPHWWRLTRSWSTCGRTSPASSPRSSSACPPRTRPSTTTSALRRARASETSSTVTLGTSLPWISDGA